The Planctomycetota bacterium genome window below encodes:
- the argH gene encoding argininosuccinate lyase: MAKLLRERFSRPADEFAARFVASVEADERLVPHDLRGSLAHARMLRRQGLLSEEDAAAIEQGLARILREWEEGSFRLDVAYEDVHMNVEKRLTDLAGAAGARLHTARSRNDQVAVDLRLWVRDAGREILEGLAALRRALARRAREHAATLLPGVTHLQRAQPVSFGHVLLCYHDRLARDAGRFEDALRRADVSPLGACALAGTSLPIDPAFTARELGFSRAFENSIDAVSDRDFAVEFTAAAALLAAHLSQMAEDFIVWSAPEFGFIELPDELCTSSSIMPQKKNPDMIELVRGKAAGVTGQLVHLLGTLKGLAAGYNRDLQETKPPVFAAAETARLSLRAMLLAVEGLRVNADRMLRAAEDPQILATDLAEYLAARGVPFREAHGAVARLMKHCAERGISPAAMPLSELRGFAPAFGEDVYALLSPQASAAAKTSPGGTAPALVAARAARLLGEPAP, translated from the coding sequence ATGGCCAAGCTCCTTCGGGAACGTTTTTCCAGGCCTGCCGACGAGTTCGCGGCGCGCTTCGTGGCCTCGGTGGAGGCGGACGAGCGGCTCGTTCCGCACGACCTGCGGGGCTCCCTCGCCCACGCGCGGATGCTCCGCCGCCAGGGGCTCCTCTCGGAGGAGGACGCCGCGGCGATCGAGCAGGGGCTCGCCCGGATCCTGCGCGAGTGGGAGGAGGGATCCTTCCGGCTGGACGTCGCCTACGAGGACGTCCACATGAACGTGGAGAAGCGCCTGACGGACCTGGCGGGGGCCGCGGGGGCGCGCCTTCACACGGCGCGGAGCCGCAACGACCAGGTGGCCGTCGACCTGCGGCTGTGGGTGCGGGACGCGGGCCGGGAGATCCTGGAGGGACTGGCGGCGCTCCGGCGGGCTCTCGCGCGGCGCGCCCGCGAGCACGCGGCGACCCTTCTGCCCGGCGTGACGCACCTCCAGCGCGCCCAGCCGGTGAGCTTCGGGCACGTCCTTCTGTGCTACCACGACCGCCTCGCGCGCGACGCGGGACGCTTCGAGGACGCCCTGCGCCGGGCGGACGTGTCGCCGCTCGGGGCGTGCGCCCTGGCGGGGACGTCCCTCCCCATCGACCCGGCCTTCACGGCCCGCGAGCTCGGGTTCTCGCGCGCGTTCGAAAACTCGATCGACGCCGTGAGCGACCGGGACTTCGCCGTGGAGTTCACGGCCGCGGCGGCGCTCCTTGCGGCCCACCTCTCGCAGATGGCGGAGGATTTCATCGTCTGGTCCGCGCCGGAGTTCGGGTTCATCGAGCTTCCGGACGAGCTCTGCACGAGTTCGTCGATCATGCCTCAGAAGAAGAATCCGGACATGATCGAGCTCGTGCGCGGGAAGGCCGCGGGGGTGACGGGCCAGCTCGTCCATCTCCTGGGCACCCTCAAGGGCCTGGCGGCCGGCTACAACCGGGATCTTCAGGAAACGAAGCCCCCCGTGTTCGCCGCGGCGGAGACGGCGCGCCTTTCCCTGCGGGCGATGCTTCTGGCGGTCGAGGGGCTGCGGGTGAACGCGGATCGGATGCTCCGCGCAGCGGAAGATCCCCAGATTCTGGCGACCGATCTGGCCGAATATCTGGCCGCGCGCGGCGTGCCCTTCCGCGAGGCGCACGGGGCGGTGGCGCGCCTCATGAAACACTGCGCGGAGCGGGGAATCTCGCCCGCGGCGATGCCGCTTTCGGAGCTTCGGGGATTCGCGCCGGCCTTCGGGGAGGACGTCTACGCGCTTCTTTCCCCGCAGGCCTCGGCCGCGGCGAAGACCTCGCCGGGCGGAACGGCTCCGGCGCTCGTGGCCGCGCGCGCGGCGCGGCTTCTGGGGGAGCCCGCTCCATGA
- a CDS encoding argininosuccinate synthase, whose protein sequence is MTRKIVLAYSGGLDTSVILKWLKEKYQCPVVAFIADIGQGEDIGAISRKAARTGADKVHVADLREEFARDYVFAALKANAVYEGAYLMGTSIARPLIAKYQVKVAKSEGADAVAHGATGKGNDQVRFELTVKALAPELEIIAPWRIWDFKGRNDLFAYAEKHGIELPVTREKPYSMDANLMHISYEGGILEDPWNEPPADMFQMTQDPSRAPDAPEYVEIEFADGVPTALNREALSPAKLVLKLNEIAGRHGVGRVDVVENRFIGMKSRGVYETPGVTVLHLAHRAVESLTMDREVMHLRDMLMPRFAELVYNGFWFSPEMNVLRAFIDESQKGVHGTARVKLYKGHAAVVGRKSPNSLYNPEIASFETFGTYNSKDAEGFIRMNGLRLSLNKALRKFLQ, encoded by the coding sequence ATGACCCGCAAGATCGTGCTCGCGTACTCCGGGGGCCTGGACACGTCCGTCATCCTGAAGTGGCTGAAGGAAAAGTACCAGTGCCCCGTCGTCGCCTTCATCGCCGACATCGGCCAGGGCGAGGACATCGGGGCCATCTCCCGCAAGGCCGCCCGCACCGGCGCCGACAAGGTCCACGTGGCCGACCTCCGCGAGGAGTTCGCCCGCGACTACGTCTTCGCCGCGCTCAAGGCCAACGCCGTCTACGAGGGCGCCTACCTCATGGGCACCTCCATCGCCCGGCCGCTCATCGCCAAGTACCAGGTCAAGGTCGCCAAGAGCGAGGGTGCCGACGCCGTCGCCCACGGCGCCACGGGCAAGGGCAACGACCAGGTCCGCTTCGAGCTCACCGTCAAGGCGCTCGCCCCGGAGCTCGAGATCATCGCCCCCTGGCGGATCTGGGACTTCAAGGGCCGCAACGACCTTTTCGCCTACGCCGAAAAGCACGGGATCGAGCTTCCCGTCACCCGCGAAAAGCCCTATTCGATGGACGCCAACCTCATGCACATCAGCTACGAGGGCGGCATCCTCGAGGATCCGTGGAACGAGCCGCCGGCGGACATGTTCCAGATGACGCAGGATCCGTCGCGGGCCCCCGACGCGCCCGAATACGTCGAGATCGAATTCGCCGACGGCGTCCCCACGGCGCTCAACCGCGAGGCCCTCAGTCCCGCGAAACTCGTCCTCAAGCTCAACGAGATCGCCGGGCGCCACGGGGTCGGCCGCGTGGACGTGGTCGAGAACCGCTTCATCGGCATGAAGTCCCGGGGCGTCTACGAGACGCCGGGGGTGACGGTGCTCCACCTGGCGCACCGCGCGGTCGAGTCCCTCACGATGGACCGGGAGGTCATGCACCTGCGGGACATGCTCATGCCGCGCTTCGCGGAGCTCGTCTACAACGGCTTCTGGTTCTCCCCCGAGATGAACGTCCTGCGCGCCTTCATCGACGAGAGCCAGAAGGGCGTTCACGGGACCGCGCGCGTCAAGCTCTACAAGGGCCACGCCGCCGTCGTCGGCCGCAAGAGCCCGAACTCCCTCTACAACCCGGAGATCGCCAGCTTCGAAACGTTCGGGACCTACAACTCCAAGGACGCGGAGGGGTTCATCCGCATGAACGGGCTGCGGCTCAGCCTGAACAAGGCCCTCCGGAAGTTCCTCCAGTAG
- the argR gene encoding arginine repressor: MSIKAERQRALLEIVASRAVATQAELKELLRARGFAADQGTISRDVRELGLVKVSDDGVHYRYAPVEAVAPPAPPKAGAILARLVRKVDWSGNLLVVKTDPGEASPVGLALDRMGWPDVVGTVAGDDTLLVVVREGASARKLARKIMDLKTHKREPA, encoded by the coding sequence ATGAGCATCAAGGCGGAGCGGCAGCGGGCCCTTCTGGAGATCGTGGCGAGCCGGGCGGTGGCCACGCAGGCGGAGCTCAAGGAGCTCCTGCGGGCGCGCGGATTCGCCGCCGACCAGGGGACGATCTCCCGGGACGTGCGGGAGCTGGGACTCGTCAAGGTGTCCGACGACGGCGTCCACTACCGGTACGCGCCGGTCGAGGCCGTGGCCCCGCCCGCGCCCCCCAAGGCCGGCGCGATCCTGGCCCGGCTCGTGCGCAAGGTGGACTGGTCGGGAAACCTCCTCGTCGTCAAGACCGATCCGGGCGAGGCGAGTCCCGTGGGGCTGGCGCTCGATCGGATGGGATGGCCGGACGTGGTCGGAACCGTGGCGGGGGACGACACCCTGCTCGTCGTCGTGCGCGAAGGCGCCTCGGCGCGCAAGCTCGCGCGGAAAATCATGGATCTCAAGACCCACAAGAGGGAACCCGCATGA